ACATTTGGCCTTTTTCTGTCTTCCGGCTTCGCCCGTTTTACTTGCAATTTATGCACTGACctgttttcattaaaatttcgTTGGCGTGGTGTCTCTCTTTCATTCTGCTCACATTGCAGTCTCTAATTAATTTCAACGTTCACTTATGAGGCTTTAATGGCGAGCACTTGCTTTTACCTTTTAAGGGAGCTGAAAGCATTAAATGAAAGTTGTTTGCTGTAGTTTGCTGGTATGCTAATATATACAACTTATAACATTATTTGTAGTATTTTTCATTGGACGAAATAATATGACATGCAAAAAGTGTCAAAATCAACTCccattcaaaattaaaaaagtgcTATGTAATTCGTTGTAATGATGcttaaaaaatgttcaataatGTTCAGCATGTAAATGGCATCTGACTAATATGctgaataatttaaaatttatgccGAAGGAAGTCCGCCCTTATTGTTAACATTTGAATAAAGGGTAAATGACAGTTCTGCCATATCTGCGGCACCATTTTTATTCTGTGATAGCCTTCGAACGAGCactaaaaacaatttatttatatttattcctGGCTTGTTTTGCAACTGTTAGCTTGTTTCAATTTATGGCGAATTTATGCTTTTTATCGGTTGGCCTATTAAACGCGCCCTGACAGTCCATTCAAATCATGCACTTAAAGCCCAGATTCAGGTTCAGAATGAACTTGCCCCCGATGcgggcaataaaaaatgtttatcaaTCGCTGCCACAGGCACGCCTCGAATGCTGCAATGCGAAgccaaatttaaatgagccgcaaagcgaaaataaatgtttaaaaatatatatcccTGCCATGCACTTGCTGTAGGTAACTGCGTCAATTAAAAGCGGGCAGTTAAAAGTGCAATCAATGATTATTTCAAAGTGTCGCGCACAGCCATGGAAACTTGGAAATTAATGCTCGTGGCCAAAAAGTCCATTAACATAAATCGCTTACAGtcaacatattttatttaattctcTTATGGAATTATACGATGATGCAATGAATATTAAAGTGTAGTGTTCTTGTGTGTTCTGAGATTAAAATATGCGGATATGCGATCTAGAGCAAGGGAATCTGtgcatattaattatttttccagGCCAAACCTTTGTAGCCAATATGGCAAGTACATACGTAGCGTGTCattgtcagaagtatttgtAGTTCACAAAGCTTATTGTTATTtccaaagaaaaatatattttcagaCGGATAACATACAGAAAATCTATAATTTTGTCTAGTAGCCCAAAACAACGATTATATAACTACAATAGCTACAATCTATTAGCTGCAGTAGTCCCTCCTATGTCCAACCGCTGGTCTTCTTTGACAGAATGACCTTCTGCATGTGCTCATCCGCGGTGTGGGTGGTGTGACTTCCGCCCGCGTGACGCGGAGTGCACTTGACCATGGGAACACCCGAGGCTCCTTTAGTCCAGGCACTGGTGGAGTGTGGGAACTCGTCCTTGCGATAGTATCCCATGATGCCCGACTTGCGGATCTGGCCCAGTTCGTAGGTGACAATGGGACCCAGGCCGGTGGAACCCTTAGCATTGGGCAGCGAGGGCACCTTGGATCGCTCCACAGTTCGCATTACACAGGTGGTGTCACAGGCCAAGCAGGCCAGATCCTGCATGACCTTCACTCTTCCGGCAGCTGCGGCACAATCATCGTTGGTCATCTCCATGTACTTCTGGAGGGCCTCGGCTATAATCTGCACCCGCCGCTCGATCATCTCCCGGAAGTCCTTGAGACTTAGCTCCAATGCGTCGATGCCCAGTGTCATTCGCAGATTGTCGATGATCTGCAGGACGTTCTTCTCGTTCAAGCTCACAATGTGGCGCACCTCGCAGAACATCTGCTCCAACCTGGCCTTGTACTCCTCCAGTTGCTCCAGGGACACTTTAGTGGCCAACTGCTGGAAGTCAACCTTTTCGGCCAACAAAAGCTCCACCTCCGTCTTGTCAATCTTCACCTCATCCAAATGGGATGCCGATTTCTTTAGGACTTGTATCTGGTATACGCAGTCATTGAGGCGAGTCATCATGCCATTGGTAGCCTCCTTGTTGCTGGCCATGTAGAGCTTAATATCCCGCACCGTTTCCGAGAGATCCTTCATCTGGTCCATCAGTCTCTGGGAGTCCTGTTTCAGCAAGGCTGCAGCGAGTTCATTTACCTTGTTGGTCAGAGCACAGAATTGCGACTTGAGGTCTAGAAGCTCAGTAAGCATTTTCTCCGGCGAATAGCAAAGGGGCTGTTCCAATTCAAGTTCCTCCTCTTCCTCAGGCTTCTCCACCTCCGTGGGCGCACTAGACTCCACTGGGACCTCCTCCTCTGACAGGCCCTCCTCTTCGACACCGTCCACTATATCCCCACTCGACCAACTCACAGAAACCTCATCACCAGTCGTCACCATCAGGACCCTCAACTGCTTGGCTATGTGACGGAGTAACCGAAACCTCTGCGGGTTCGGCTTGCGATCGATCAACAAGTGGGTCATATTGTTCACCTGCTCCATCGTGATCTTCAGCTGGCTGGTGAGATTGCTCACAAACTGCTGAACCTCCATTGTGGCCTGTTCCTTCTGCAGTTCAATCTTGGAGAGGCGTCTTTCGAGACGCAAGAGATTATTGGTAAGAGATCCGTCCGTTTGACTGTGCGACTTGTCGCGACCGGAGGATCTCGAGGAGACCCGTGAGGCCTGCGGTGCCAGCTCCTCTCCCTTGGCCTCGGCAGGCACATCCATTGGTGCTTTTGAGGTATCTGCCTCGGGCTCAGAAGGAGGATGTTCCTCGGGAGCCGGAGTTGCAGATGGAGTTGGTTCATGGTTGGAACCCACTGGTTCTGGAGATGGTGCGGCAGCCTCCGCAGGAGCTGCTTCTTCTGGGACTGGCTCCGCTGGGGCAGGTTCCTCTGCAGCAGGCTCTGGAGCAGGTTCTGGAGCAGGCTCTGGTGCTGGATCCGCTGCGGGAGGCTCTTCGACTGGCGCAGGGGGTGCCTCTGCCTCCTCGGCTGGGGGCTCTGCCGCCGGCTCGGCTGCTGCTCCCTCCTCGGCATCCGCACCGGCGAAAAGACGGAACTTCGAGGTGTTACCCAAGGTCACTATTTAGCAAAAACAAATTCTAGTATCCCAAGTGCACTTAACAGGTGAACATTCCCACTTACGTAAACTGCTTTGCAAGCGCACATTGGCCACCATATAGTCTTCCTGCTCGACAACCTCATCGAGGACCTCCAATCGCTGGGCAAAGCACGTGAGCAGGACATGCAAAGCGTAAAAGTTAACGTGTCCTGATTCCGGGGACCCAATGGCAACATCTATGAGTTCCTTATACGTAAAAGTCATTTCGTGTAAAAGTGCTCGAATTTAGTGGCAGTTCCTGCGAAATATTTGACAAATTTTTGAGCCACAAATGTAAAGCAATATCGAAAATGCAGAGTAAACCAAATGTGAACTGAACCGAACGAGCTTGTTTTGTGAATTAGAAAATGAATTCAAAGTCTTGATGGAAAATTCACAGCCTTGTTTTTCGGACCAGTTACTCAAGGGAATTTAATGAAAAACATGACTGATTTCTGTCAAGCTAAGTGacgcaaaaaacaaaattaatatttaaggGAACCATTTTCCCATATCTAATCCATTAGGTCAACTGTTATAGCAGCATTAGGATAAACCGAAATTACTTGAATATTAAAGataaatttgttattaattatattcgcTCAAATTGAGTTACTCAACTCCCTTAAACTGCGCACAAACGATTTAAATTATTCCTCATTGGGTCGGTGCgggtaaataaaaaatctgttTTGCTCGAGCTCCGTTTTGTGGCTGCGTAAAATGCTCCACAGCTATTAgggcttaattaatttttacaccattttgtgtttaatattttcttcCCTGGCAGTTATTATGATTGCGTTCGGTTAATGAACATCATCAACACcattaagtttaattttatgaagCGGCTTCTTCGCTTTTATTTTGATCCAGCAGCAACCGAGATGCAAAATGATTGCAGTGTGCGAGTGAGGATGATGCAATTAAGTGGAATCGATGAAAAGTGTCTTTCGAGTCGTTATTGTTCCCAATCCGATTGAGAGACTTGGCCATTATTAATGTTTCAATTAGTATCCGAGTAGCCGAGAACAAACGGCTTTAAACTACCAAAGTCTAAGCACATTGGCTACCTTTCCAAGGACACCAGAAACCCGCAGACTTTGTGAGATAACCGGGA
The sequence above is a segment of the Drosophila melanogaster chromosome 2L genome. Coding sequences within it:
- the nis gene encoding no individualized sperm translates to MTFTYKELIDVAIGSPESGHVNFYALHVLLTCFAQRLEVLDEVVEQEDYMVANVRLQSSLLTLGNTSKFRLFAGADAEEGAAAEPAAEPPAEEAEAPPAPVEEPPAADPAPEPAPEPAPEPAAEEPAPAEPVPEEAAPAEAAAPSPEPVGSNHEPTPSATPAPEEHPPSEPEADTSKAPMDVPAEAKGEELAPQASRVSSRSSGRDKSHSQTDGSLTNNLLRLERRLSKIELQKEQATMEVQQFVSNLTSQLKITMEQVNNMTHLLIDRKPNPQRFRLLRHIAKQLRVLMVTTGDEVSVSWSSGDIVDGVEEEGLSEEEVPVESSAPTEVEKPEEEEELELEQPLCYSPEKMLTELLDLKSQFCALTNKVNELAAALLKQDSQRLMDQMKDLSETVRDIKLYMASNKEATNGMMTRLNDCVYQIQVLKKSASHLDEVKIDKTEVELLLAEKVDFQQLATKVSLEQLEEYKARLEQMFCEVRHIVSLNEKNVLQIIDNLRMTLGIDALELSLKDFREMIERRVQIIAEALQKYMEMTNDDCAAAAGRVKVMQDLACLACDTTCVMRTVERSKVPSLPNAKGSTGLGPIVTYELGQIRKSGIMGYYRKDEFPHSTSAWTKGASGVPMVKCTPRHAGGSHTTHTADEHMQKVILSKKTSGWT